A segment of the Acidobacteriota bacterium genome:
AGTTGCCGCCTGATCCGCAGCACGAACGCGCGGGCGCGCGAGATGGTTTCGCCGAACGTTTTGCCGAAGAGCCAGCCAATCGGGCGTTGAAACGTTCGCTGCCCATCGTGGTCGTGTTGGACACGGCGCTGGATGACGGCCTCAAAGTATTGGACGCGCTATTCGGCACCAGCAACTTGCTCAATACCTGGGACACTGCCGGAGCCGCCACGGACACGGGGCGCTTGGATGCGTTGGCTAAAACCTACAGCGTCAGCGTCAATCTGGATGGCGGCAATGATGGCCAGCGGCCCGATGCGGGCGCGTATGAAGGCGAATATATCGCCGCCAAAAAGGTGAAGACCGGCCTGATGGCTTTTGAGGATTTGGAAGACATCTCGATTGTCGCCGCGCCAGGCGCGACCTTCGGTTTGGAAAACGGCTATCGCGCCGATGCGATGACGATCACCAGCAAACTGATTTCGCACGCCGAACGCATGCGCTATCGCATCGCCGTGCTCGACAGCGGCGACGGCCAAAGCGTCGGCCAGGTGCGTGCCCTGCGCGCGCGCTTCGATTCCAAATACGCCGCGCTCTATTACCCCTGGGTGCGCGTGCTCGATCCGGTCACGCGGCGCGAAATCAATTTGCCGCCGAGCGGCTTTGTGGCGGGCATCTATGCGCGCAACGACACCGAACGCGCGGTCTATAAAGCTCCGGCGAATGAGGTCGTGAGCCTCGCCATCGGCTTCGAGGCCATGCTCAGCAAAGGCGAGCAGGAAGTGCTCAATCCCGAAGGCGTCAACTGCTTCCGCTTTTTTGAAGGGCGCGGTTTTCGGCTCTGGGGCGCGCGCACAATCAGTTCCGATCCCGAATGGAAGTACGTCAACCTGCGGCGCTATTTCGCCTATCTCGAACGCTCGATTGATCGCGGCACGCAGTGGGCCGTGTTCGAGCCGAACGGCGACGCGCTCTGGGCCAACGTGCGCCGCACCATCGAAGATTTCATGCTCAACGAATGGATGAACGGCGCGCTGCTGGGCGACCGGCCCGAAAAGGCTTTCTTCGTCAAATGCGACCGTTCGACGATGTCGCAAAACGATCTGGACAACGGGCGGCTGGTCTGTCTGATCGGCGTGGCGGCGCTGCGGCCCGCCGAATTCGTCATCTTCCGCATCGGCCAGTGGACGGCGGATCGCAAGGTGTGACGTCGCCTGGCGACACGCTGAAACGAGAAAAAGATGCTGGATGCTGGATGCTAGATGCTAGCGGCCACCCACCAGCATCTAGCATCCAGCATCTTTCCGAAGGAGCAACGCAATGGCTGAATTACGCAAAGATCGTCCGTATGTGCAGTTCAACTTTTTAGTAGACCTGGGCAATGGCGACACCGAAGGCCCGGATGCCGGCTTTCAGGAAATCAGTGGCATCGGCATGGAAGTGACGGTCGCCGAATACCGCACCGGCAACGCGCGCGAAAACAGCGTCAAGAAAATCACCGGCCTCAACAAAGCGACCGATGTGACGTTCAAACGCGGCGTGATCGGTTCGCTGGCGCTCTATAACTGGCTCAACGAGATTCGCAACGGCGATCAGAACCAGCGCCGCACCGTCACCATCCATCTGCAAAACGAAGATCACACCCTGAACGTGATGACCTGGGTGCTCAAGGATGCGCGCATCATCAAACACACCAGCGGCCCGCTCAATGCCAAAGGCACCGACGTCGCGATGGAAGAAATGGTGCTCGCTTATGAGCGGTTGGAAATGAAGTAGCTCTTTTTGGAGTGCGGCGGCTCGACGCCGCTTTTGAATGGCCGCAGCAAGAATAATCATTGGCGGTTTGTATTGCCGTGGCTGTTCTGCTCTTTCAGCGCGCGAAACGCCATAGGCATAACAAAGCGGCGTCGAGCATCACAGCATTGGCGCACTCCAAAGGCTGCGCCAAAGTACGGAGCAAATTCCGATGACTATCTCGACCGTGCGCCGCTTACCCGGATTCCGTTTTGAGCCGCGCGCGCCGCAATTGACCGAAGCCTTGCCGCGTATGGACGTGGCGATTCTGGTCGGCTTCGCGGCGGCAGGCCCGCTCGACGTGCCGGTGGCGGTCGAAGATTTCGCGCAATTCACGGCGGTCTTCGGCGGACGATTGCCGCTGGCCTGGGATGCGGCGCACGGCACGCAGGTGCACGCCTATCTGGCCCCGACGGTGAAAGCGTTCTTTGACAACGGCGGGCGGCGCTGTTGGGTGATTCGCGTTGCGGGCGAAGATGCGCGGCGCAATTTTTTCCCGCTGCCGGGCCTGGCCGCAGCCACGTTTGACGCGCACGGCAACCTGCAAAGTGTTCAACCTGCCTATGCCCGCGCCCGTGCGGTCGGCAGTTGGTCGGATGGCTTGCGCGTCAGCGCCACACTATTGAGCACGCGGTTCAACGCGGCGTCGCTGGTCTGGCCAGCGTTGCAACTCGAATTGGAAGCGGACGCTGCCAGCGTGCAAGCGGGCGATCTGTTGCGACTGACATTTGCGGATGCGGATTTGGTCGCATTTCTGGAAGTGCAAACGGTCGAGGTCTTGCCGCGCTCGACAGCGGCAGAACGCGCCAAGGTGCGCATCACAGGCGGGCAGGTGCTGTGGGGCCGCACCAGTTTGGCAGACAGTCCGCCGCTGGCAACGCACGCCGGCCAGGCGGTTTTATACGACCCGGCCAGCAATGACGCGGAGTTGCCGCAACGGCAGACGACCGGGCGGCGCGAATATACGCCAGTCTTGAGTAACGCGCCCGTCGCCGCCGAATTGCTTGAAGATGCCACGGACACAGGCCGGTTCACTGTCGCGTTGCAACTGCCCTTGGCCGCGCTGCCCGCGCCAGGTTCATTGCTGCGGCTGGAATTTGGCGGTGAGCAATTGTTGCTGGTGGTGGCTGACACGCGGGTTATTGATACAAAGGACTCGCCGCCACAGACGGCCACGTGCGTGAGCGGGCCGGGGTTGTGGTTGTTGTCTGCCGCGCCCGCTACTGCGCCAGGGCCGCTGACGGCGGTCGAAAGTTTAACGCTGGAACTGTGGGCGCAAACGGAAGCCGCTGATGCGCAACGGCTCGGCGATTTGGGCTTGACCGCCGGGAGTGCGCGCGCTTGGGGCGCGTTGCCCACCGATGAGCAGCTTTATCAAAACCCGCTTTCGCCCTTTGAACGCCAGCGCGTCGAGACGGCTTTTGACAACGAACGGCTCGCAGCCTGGCGCACGCAGGATCAACGGCGCTTTCCGCTGGCCGGGCACAGTACTGCGGCGTCATTTACCTTCCCGCTCGCGGCGCTCGTGACGCCGCAATGGTATTTGCCCGCACTCAAACGCCACGATCTGGCGCTCGAACGCGACGGCCTCGCGCACTTTGACGCGACGCTGTTTCTGGATCGGGACATCACCGAAACGGGCGTGCACAACCTGCTCAACCAGGCCGATCAGTTGCGCTATTTGAATCCCGTGCCGCGCGCCTTGCGCGGCTTGCACGCGGCGCTGGGTTTCGGTGACTCGACGCTGGTTGAAGAGGCCACGTTGATCGCCGTGCCCGATGCAGTGCATCGCGCCTGGGATAAACGGGTTGAACCAGCTTTGCCGCAACCGTTGCCGCCCGTGCCGGAACCAGCGCCTGCCGCCCAACCGCTCTTCCAACAATGCGACCAGCAGACGTTGCCCGCGCCCACGGCGTTGACCGTCACGCACGCATTGGCGCAAAACGTTTTTACGCTCACCTGGCAAGCCGCTGCGGCGGCGCGCAGCTTTAGCGTGCAAGAAGCCACGCGCCCCGATTACAGCGACGCCGTCACGCTCTGGCAAGGCGCAGAAACGCAACTGACTATCACGGATCGCACGCCCGGCGATTATTTCTATCGCGTGCGCGCCAGCGATGACTGCCGTGAAAGCGGCTGGTCAATCGGCGTCGCGGTGCGCGTGCCCGTGGCGAATGAATTTGAATTGGTTCCCGCAAGCGCGTTCAAGCCGGACACCTTGCTGGCGGTGCAACGTGCGTTGTTGCGGATGTGCGCGGCGCGCGGTGATTTGCTGGCGGTGCTGGCGCTGCCCGAACAGTTCGATACACCGGCGGCGCTGAGCTATCAGGCCTTGCTCAATCCGGCGGGCGCGGCTCCGGCGTTCACGCTGGATTTCGGCGGCGTGCACAAACTGAGTCTGCCGTTGGATGCCGGTGAAATGCGCGCGTTGAGTTATGCCGCGCTCTATCACCCCTGGCCGTTCGTGCAAACCACCACGCAGCCCGTTGCTATCCCGCCCGATGGTCTGGCGTGCGGCGTACTGGCGGCGCGCGCGCTGAATCGCGGGGCCTGGATCGCCCCCGCCAATGAATTGTTGCGCGGCGTGGTCGCGTTGACACCGCCCATTGCGCGCGCGCAGTGGCTGGATTGGCAGAGCGCGCAACTCAATCTCTTGCGCCAGGAAGCGCGCGGCTTTGTCGTGCTCAGCGCCGACACCCTGAGCCGCGACGAAGACCTGCGGCCCATCGGCGTGCGGCGTTTGCTGATGCTGTTGCGGCGGCTGGCGCAACGTTTGGGCGCGCGCTACGTTTTCGAGCCGAATGACGAAAGCTTTCGGCGCGCGGTGCAACGCGGCTTCACGGTGCTGCTGGATGATCTGTTCGCGCGCGGCGCATTTGCGGGCGATACACCGGCGACGGCCTATCAAGTCGTGGCCGACAGCGCGCTCAATGCTTTGCAGCAGGAACAAGGGCGCTTCACGGTCGAACTCAAAGTGGCGCCCTCGTTGCCGCTGACCTTTTTGACGTTGCGGGTTATTCAAACCGGCGACCGCACGCGCGTGATCGAAACCGGCGCGGCGATTCGCTGAAGGCTGACGTTGTGAACTGCCACAGAGGCACAGAGCCACAGAGCGAAAGTGAGGGCCTCTTTTAGCGATTTGCACTTGTGTGCGACCCGGCAAGTTGTAGGGCAGGTTTTCAACCTGCCTTACGCTGGTAGCGCGCGCGGGCCTGATCGCACACAACAGCAAACCGCTATATGTCTCAGGCATTTTCTTAGTGCCTCTGTGGCAGCCTTGGTAGGAGATGGATAGGGCAGATGGCAAACACCGCCAATGAAAGCACTGTGTATCCCTTCACCGCGTTCAATTTCGCGGTCGAAATCAACGTGCCCGACGTTTCGTCAAAAGTGTGCAGCGCGGCCTTTGCCGAATGCGACGGTTTAGAGATGACGCAGGATGTGAAGACGATTCGCGAGGGCGGCAACAACGGCAGACAGATTCGCCTGAGTGGCCCGGTTAGTTACGGCACGCTGACGCTCAAACGCGGGATGACGGACAACTTCGATTTGTGGATGTGGTTCAACCGCGTGCTGACGCAACCCGCGTTGCGCGCCGATGCCGAAGTCGTCTTGCTCGCGCCCGATGGCCGCACCGAACGCGCGCGCTTTGTGCTGTCGCGCTGTCTGCCCATCAAGCTCAAAGCGCCGCCCTTCAATGCCAAAGAAGGCATGGTCGCGATTGAAGAGATGCAACTGGCTTATGAAATGCTGACGTTCAAACTGCCCGCATAAGGGAGCGCTGCCATGCCTGAATCAGTGAATTTACAAAAAGCCCAGCTTACCGAAATCGAATTCCTGCCCAACGGCAATGTGCGCGATGGCCAGAAAAAGGTGACGGTGCAGTTCAATCCTGAAACCCTCAAGCTCAGCTTCGCCAACCAGGTCGTTGAGGCGAGTAGCGCCAGTGGCAGCAACCAGCAAAGCTCTGGCGCAGGCAGTCAGAGCGCGGGCACGGCGGGCCGTCAATTCGTCGGCGCGGGCACGACCAAGCTGGCCTTGCAACTCTGGTTCGACGTCACCGCGCCGCAGCCGGAAGGCGGTGTCTCGAATGCGCCCAGCGCGAAAGGGCAAGTGGACGACGTGCGCAAGCTGACGCAAGAGGTCGTGTTTTTCATCACGCCCAAACAGTCGCCGCAAAAGCCGGCTGAGTATTCACCGCCGGGCGTGCGGTTCAGTTGGGGGTCGCTGATTTTTGAGGGCGTGCTGGATTCGCTCGAAGAGTCGCTCGAATTCTTTTCCAGCGAGGGCAAGCCGTTGCGCGCCAGCATGTCGCTCAACCTCTCGCAACAAAAGATTCTGAGCACCAACTTCGGCGCTAATCCCGCGCCGGACGGGGGCGCATTAGCAGGCACGCAACCGCTGACCACGGCGGCGGCAGGCGCTACGTTGCAAGGACTCGCCGCCCGCGCGGGCCTGGGCGACAACTGGCAAGCCATCGCCGCCGCGAATGGCATCGAGAACCCGCGCCAGTTGCAACCAGGGCAACTGGTCAATCTGAACGTGGGGCTTTGACGCACGGCATTGCTGGTGCGGTACCGCGCGCGTGAGCAAGCGGTGATAGCGCTGCTACGCCATTTGATACGAGTTAGCACACCGCTTGCTCACGCGCGCGGTANNNNNNNNNNNNNNNNNNGCTTGCTCACGCGCGCGGTACCGCACCGAGGAGTAAACGATGGCCGTCGTCATTCATGATTTTGAAGTTGAAGTGCAACCTCCCACGCAAGCCGGCGAAGGCCGACAACAAGCCGCGGCACAACCGCCGCCGACCGATGCACAAACGATTGTGCGCGTGCTCGAACGCCAGCAAGAACGCGAGGCGCGCGTGTTGGCGCATTGAGGCTGAGTCGTTATGTCGAATCGTTCCACATTACGCGCCACGCAACCCACGCTGAGCCTTGCGGGTGAGGAAAAGCCTGCGCTCTCGAGCGCCTTGCTGAGCATGTTGCTGGAAGAAAACACCGACGGGCTCTTTCGTTGTGAAGCGTTGTTTGGCAATTGGGGCGCGAGCGGGCAGGGCGCGGGCTTTCTCTATTTTGACCGCCGCACGCTCGATTTCGGGCAGGAGTTGCAAGTGAAATTCGGGCAGGACGTAGCGTTCACCGGACGCATCAGCGGCCTCGAAGCCAATTACCCTGAAGACGGCGCGGGCACGCCCGAATTGAATGTGTTAGCCGAAGATCGTTTGCAGGATTTGCGCATGACGCGCCGCACGCGCAGCTTCGAGGATGTCAGCGACGCCGATCTGTTGCGCCGCTTTGCCAACGAACACGGCTTGCAACCGGAGATCAACGTGAACGGCCCGACGCACAAAAGCCTGGCCCAGGTTAATCAGAGCGATTTGGCCTTTCTGCGCGAACGCGCCCGCGCAATTGATGCCGAACTTTGGGTCGAAGATCGCAAACTCTTTGCGCAATCGCGCGCGCGGCGTGGCCAGGACACTTTGCAACTGACCTACAAATTCAATCTGCGCGAATTCAGCGTGCTGGCTGATCTGGCGCGCCAGGCGACCGGCGTCACCGTCAGTGGCTGGGATGTCGCGGCGAAAGCTGCGCTTTCCCACGAAGCCACCAAAGACGCCATTGGCAATGAACTCAATGGCGATCTGAGCGGCGTGCAATTGCTGGCCGACAAATTCGGCACACGCCGCGAAGCGCTCACGCACACCGTCCCGCTAACGGGCGAAGAGACTCAGGCCGCCGCCGAGGCCTGGTTCCGGCGCGGGGCGCGGCGCTTTGTGGTGGGGCGCGGCGTGGCCGAAACTCAAAAACGGTTGCGCGTGGGTGGCACGTTAGATTTGCAAGGGCTGGGGCCGCTCTTCAACGGCAAGTATTACGTTTGCGCGGTCAAACACCGCTTTGATCGTGTGCACGGATTGCGCACGGAATTTACGGTCGAACGGCCTGGTATAGGCCGAGGCTGAATTGAGTATGCGAAACACCGCTCTCGATTTGTTGTTGGAAGCGCGCGTGCCCACCGGCCTTGGCGGGTTGTGGTACGGCGTCTTTCCGGCGCTGGTCAGTGACATCCGCGATCCTGATGGACAAGGGCGCGTGAAAGTGTTGCTGCCATCGATTCCCGATACAGGCGACAGCCGTTACGAAGTCTGGGCGCGGCTCGCGACCCTGATGGGCGGCGACAATCGCGGCAGTTGGTTCATTCCCGACGTGAATGACGAAGTGCTGGTGGCATTTGAAGGCGGCAATCCGCGCCGCCCCTATGTTATCGGCGCGCTCTGGAATGGACGTGACCGCGCGCCCGAAACGATGGACGGCGCGGGCAACAATCACCGCAAGGTGCTGCGTTCGCGCAACGGCGTCAAAGTCACGCTCGATGACACCACCGGGCAGGAAAAAATGGTGCTCGAAACGCCGGGCGGGCAAAAGATCACGCTGAAAGATGGCCCCGGTTCTATCGAGGTCGTGGATAGCAACGGCAATTCGGTGAAGCTGGAAAGCGCGGGCATCACCATCAACGCGGCGGCCAAAGTCACGATCAGCGCCAGTCAGATTACGCTGCGCGCGCCCATCGTGTCGGTGGACGCGGGCAACACCAACATCAGCGGTGTCACGCGCACCGATACGCACATCAGCAACAGCGTCATCAGCGCGTCGTATACGCCGGGCGCAGGCAACATTTGGTAACAGACATCAGGCAGGACTTACACAAGGATTTGCCACAGAGGCACGGAGACACAGAGGAAGACAGAGAGCGCCAACAAAACTGTAAACAAGCTCCGTGTCTCCGTGCCTCTGTGGCTACCTTGCTCGCGTCCTGTAGGTAACAAATAACGATGATGCAGCATCAGGAACAATGGATTGCGCCCGCGCCGTTATGGGCTGGCTCAGGGCAAGAAGCGGCGGTGCGCGCGGCCTTCGCACAGCCCGCCATTCTGCGCTTCGCCTCGGATGCGTTTATGGAAGACGTTATGCGCATCCTGGCCCAAGACCCGCTGCAATTGAATGGCTTTATCGCGCAGCCCGAAACCTGGCGCGGCCCGATGCTGACGGGCCAGACGGCAACATTGTTGGTAGCGAAAACCGAGACCTCGGCGTTGGCGCGCAAACTTGACCGCTTGCGTGTCAACACCGAGCGTTTGCGCAAGCTGTCGAGTCCGACCGGCTTGAGCGAGACGCGCAGCGCCAGCGCCTTGCGCACAGTGGATGCGCCGCCGCCGCTCAAGCTCTATCAGCCCGCGCACCAGCGGCATTACCTGGTGAGCGCCTGTCTGATTTGCCAACTCAAAGGCTTGCCCGACCGCGTGGTAGACGAAGGCCAACAGGAGCGCGCGTTTTATGTGTTGCGGCGATTGTTGCCCACAGCCTTGCCGGTGGCGGGTGAACCGTTGGGCAGCGTGGATGCGCAGGCTTGGGACGAATACGCCTTCATTGTCACGCCCACCGGCAACGGCTGGCAGAAACTGGGCAGCGACCGGCAACGGCTGGCCGACGGCGAAGAGGAATTGGCACTCTTCGGGTTGAACTATACCGAAGACGATGGGCGGTCGCGGCGGTTGCTGGCGGGCGTGATTCCGGTCGGCAAACGCGAGCAATACATGGGCGCGGGGCTTTCAGCGGCAACGGCGGCGACGGCAGCGCCACCCACGGGAACGCCGCCGGTGACTGATCCGCGCGTGCGGCGGCTCTATACCGAATTGCGCGAGCCGTGGAAGCGTTTGCTGGAACGGGCGGCACAAGCCCATGCGGCGCTCACCGCGACGCCAGGGCCAGATACGGCGAATCCAGCGCAAACAATTCTGGATGCCTATCGCGACGTGCGCGAACAGTTGCAAACGGTTTCCTGGTACATGCTGCTCGATTTCGCCAAATACCTGCGCGAGCACTTTCCGAACGGCGTGCCCGCGCCGCTGACCACGCGGCTGCAAAGCGCCCGCTATCAGGCGCGCACATTCGCCGAAGCGCTCAGCTTGATACTGCCCTGGGAACAGCGGCTCGAAAACGAGGCCGCCCAGTCGTACAAAGAAGCGACTTCGGAATCCAACACCGCGTTGCCGTGGCCGAATTTCCGCTTCGCCTTTGCCGATGCCGGGGACGGTTCCGTGCTGACGCCCAGCGTGGACGCCGCACAGGTCTTCCACACACCTGAACGGCTGCAAGAGGAATTGAGCAAGGTGGATGAGTTTGTCGAAGCCGTGCGCGCCTTGCTGCCGCCGCTGCCAGCGCGGCAAGCCGCGCCACTCGCCACCCAAATGCCGTTGGATATGCGCGAAGGATGGTTTGTATTGCGCTGCATCTGGGTGACGCCGAATTGCGGGCCGTTGCATCCGCCGCTGGTGAGTGCGGCGAGCGCGCCGTTTCAGATGGCGGGCTTTTTTGATCCCGATGCGCCCGCGCGTCCGATTCGCATTGCCTTGCCGTTGGATACGACGCCGGCGGGCTTACGCAAATTCGATAAGAACACGGCCTTCATGATTTCGGATGTGCTGTGCGGCCAGCTTGACCGCGTGCGCGGGCTGACGCTGGGCGATCTGGTGCTGAGCGTCTTGCCGTGGCCCTTTCACAAAGACTTGTCGGTGCCGGATGGCGGGCCGTGCGCGCCGGGCGGTTTGCCGGGCGGCGAGATGTGTTCGTTCTCGTTGCCGATCATCACGCTGTGCGCGCTGATTATGTTGATCGTGATCGTCAGCCTGTTGGATTTGATCTTCCGCTGGCTGCCGTTTTTCAGCATCTGTTTTCCGCTGCCGGGGTTCACGGCGGGCAAGCGGGGGAATAACTGATGAGCGAAGCCGGGCGTATTTTTGGCCGTGGCATCAGTTTCCCGCCGCGCCTCGGGCCGGATGGCCGCATGGTCTGGTCAGAGGGCGAGGACAACATCCGCGAAGCGATTCGCGTCATTCTGCTGACCGAAGAGCAGGAGCGGTTGCAATTGCCTGAATTCGGCGGCGGGCTGGGGCGTTTCCTGTTCGAGCCGAATACCGTGACGACGCGCCAACTCATCACCGAACGCATCACGCAGGCGCTGGAGCTTTGGGAACCGCGCATTCGCCTCGAGGCCGTCGCGGTCGAACCCGATACGACCGATCCGCAAGCCGCCATCGCGACCATCCACTACCGGTTGGTTGCCACTCAGGCGCGCGAACGAGTTTCGTTGAGTGTGAGTTTGAGTGGGGGCTAGCGGTCAGGGGCTGGGGGCTGGGGCCTAGGGGCTAGTGGTCAGCGCGAGAAACCTGACTGCTGACCATTAGCCCCTAGCCCCCAGTTCCTAGCCCCTAGCTCACAGCCCCTAGCCGGGAAATTATGCCAATACTGCTTCCAACCATTGATGACCGCCGCTATCGCGATTTGCGCGACGAAGTGCTGGCACGCATTCCGGCGCATACGCCGGAATATACGAACTTCAATGAGAGCGATCCGGGGGTCACGCTGATTGAGGCCTTCGCCTTTTTGACTGAGAACCTGCTTTATCGCAGCAATCAGATTCCCGAACGCAACCGGCGCAAATTTCTGCAACTGCTGGGCGTGCCGTTGCAACCGGCGACGGCGGCGCGCGGCCTGGTGACCCTCAACAACGAACGCGGTTCATTGGCCGCCGTCACGCTCAATCACGGCCTCGAAATCAATGCGGGCGCGGTGCCGTTCCGCACGACGTTGGGGTTGGAAGTGCTGCCCATCGAGGCGCAGTGCTTTTACAAACGCGCCTTCACGGGCGATGCCGACCGGCGGCAGCAACTGCGCGCGTATTACGATCAGCTTTACGCCTCATTCCTGCTCAATCCCTTGCAGAGCGAGTTGGAGCTTTACGAGAGCGTGCCTTTTCCCCAGCCCGGCAATGCGGGGCTGAATTTGGGCCAGGATACGCTCGACGGTTCGTTGTGGATTGCACTGCTTACGCGCGTGAGCGACCGCCCGGCCACCAATGACGACGCGGGGCGGCAGGCCTTGCGCGACGAGGTGCGTCACCAGATCGCCAATCACACGCTCAGCCTGGGGCTGGTGCCAGTGTTGGCCGAAGCCGCACGGCAACTCTTGCCCGGCGGGCCAGCCAATCCTGAAACGCAGCCTTTGTTTGCCTGGGAAATCCCCGCGCCGAATTTTCAAAAACTCAACGCGCGCGTGCTGCACGACGTGCTGACGCAACCGGGCATCGTGCAAATCACGCTGCCCGCCGACTTGGGCAAGTGGGATGCGCTCGAACCGCTGGAAGCAGGCGTAGGCGAATTGCCGCCGCCGCTCGACGACACGCAACTGAGCGACCGGCTCATCACCTGGATTCGCCTGCGCGTGGAAGGCCCCGCGCAAGTGAAGCTGCTGTGGGCGGGCATCAATGCGACGCTGGCCGATCAGCGTGCCGAAGTGCGCAATGAGCAATTGCCCAAAGGCATGGGCCAGCCCGATCAAGTGATTCAACTGGCGCGTCAGCCGGTGATTCCCGGCTCGGTGCGGCTATCGGTCACGCCGACTACGCAAACGCGCGAAGACGTCTGGGCTGAAATCGAAGACCTGACCGCCGCCGGCCCTGAAATCATTGCGCCCGATCCGCGCCTGCAACCGGGCGCGCCCTTGCCGCGCAACACGCCCAGCCAGGTCTATCGTCTGGATGCCGAAGCGGGCCGCCTCACGTTTGGCGATGGCTTTCGCGGCGCACGCTTG
Coding sequences within it:
- a CDS encoding phage late control D family protein — encoded protein: MSNRSTLRATQPTLSLAGEEKPALSSALLSMLLEENTDGLFRCEALFGNWGASGQGAGFLYFDRRTLDFGQELQVKFGQDVAFTGRISGLEANYPEDGAGTPELNVLAEDRLQDLRMTRRTRSFEDVSDADLLRRFANEHGLQPEINVNGPTHKSLAQVNQSDLAFLRERARAIDAELWVEDRKLFAQSRARRGQDTLQLTYKFNLREFSVLADLARQATGVTVSGWDVAAKAALSHEATKDAIGNELNGDLSGVQLLADKFGTRREALTHTVPLTGEETQAAAEAWFRRGARRFVVGRGVAETQKRLRVGGTLDLQGLGPLFNGKYYVCAVKHRFDRVHGLRTEFTVERPGIGRG
- a CDS encoding GPW/gp25 family protein — translated: MSEAGRIFGRGISFPPRLGPDGRMVWSEGEDNIREAIRVILLTEEQERLQLPEFGGGLGRFLFEPNTVTTRQLITERITQALELWEPRIRLEAVAVEPDTTDPQAAIATIHYRLVATQARERVSLSVSLSGG
- a CDS encoding LysM peptidoglycan-binding domain-containing protein → MPESVNLQKAQLTEIEFLPNGNVRDGQKKVTVQFNPETLKLSFANQVVEASSASGSNQQSSGAGSQSAGTAGRQFVGAGTTKLALQLWFDVTAPQPEGGVSNAPSAKGQVDDVRKLTQEVVFFITPKQSPQKPAEYSPPGVRFSWGSLIFEGVLDSLEESLEFFSSEGKPLRASMSLNLSQQKILSTNFGANPAPDGGALAGTQPLTTAAAGATLQGLAARAGLGDNWQAIAAANGIENPRQLQPGQLVNLNVGL
- a CDS encoding phage tail protein — translated: MAELRKDRPYVQFNFLVDLGNGDTEGPDAGFQEISGIGMEVTVAEYRTGNARENSVKKITGLNKATDVTFKRGVIGSLALYNWLNEIRNGDQNQRRTVTIHLQNEDHTLNVMTWVLKDARIIKHTSGPLNAKGTDVAMEEMVLAYERLEMK
- a CDS encoding phage tail sheath subtilisin-like domain-containing protein, producing MPEYLAPGVYVEEVSFRSKSIEGVSTTTTGFVGPTRYGPTDLEPEIITSLAAFEQVYGDRQQLKFGASDTALNPQHNYMWHAVRGFFENGGRRLYVSRVFNARGSGDDGRAHGSLGSSGNAVTFKARFAGAAGKMRVSVRASLGQNVFGEDPDNPGAGRVVALLEHDVVWISDVQSPVTSPPGGGNLYLVSRDTQGWAFKNGTTTLRVSDLQPLDDQVRAVTLSVTVTPSDPEQLPAVWSELPPDPQHERAGARDGFAERFAEEPANRALKRSLPIVVVLDTALDDGLKVLDALFGTSNLLNTWDTAGAATDTGRLDALAKTYSVSVNLDGGNDGQRPDAGAYEGEYIAAKKVKTGLMAFEDLEDISIVAAPGATFGLENGYRADAMTITSKLISHAERMRYRIAVLDSGDGQSVGQVRALRARFDSKYAALYYPWVRVLDPVTRREINLPPSGFVAGIYARNDTERAVYKAPANEVVSLAIGFEAMLSKGEQEVLNPEGVNCFRFFEGRGFRLWGARTISSDPEWKYVNLRRYFAYLERSIDRGTQWAVFEPNGDALWANVRRTIEDFMLNEWMNGALLGDRPEKAFFVKCDRSTMSQNDLDNGRLVCLIGVAALRPAEFVIFRIGQWTADRKV
- a CDS encoding phage tail protein, with translation MANTANESTVYPFTAFNFAVEINVPDVSSKVCSAAFAECDGLEMTQDVKTIREGGNNGRQIRLSGPVSYGTLTLKRGMTDNFDLWMWFNRVLTQPALRADAEVVLLAPDGRTERARFVLSRCLPIKLKAPPFNAKEGMVAIEEMQLAYEMLTFKLPA
- a CDS encoding type IV secretion protein Rhs, giving the protein MRNTALDLLLEARVPTGLGGLWYGVFPALVSDIRDPDGQGRVKVLLPSIPDTGDSRYEVWARLATLMGGDNRGSWFIPDVNDEVLVAFEGGNPRRPYVIGALWNGRDRAPETMDGAGNNHRKVLRSRNGVKVTLDDTTGQEKMVLETPGGQKITLKDGPGSIEVVDSNGNSVKLESAGITINAAAKVTISASQITLRAPIVSVDAGNTNISGVTRTDTHISNSVISASYTPGAGNIW
- a CDS encoding baseplate J/gp47 family protein, translating into MPILLPTIDDRRYRDLRDEVLARIPAHTPEYTNFNESDPGVTLIEAFAFLTENLLYRSNQIPERNRRKFLQLLGVPLQPATAARGLVTLNNERGSLAAVTLNHGLEINAGAVPFRTTLGLEVLPIEAQCFYKRAFTGDADRRQQLRAYYDQLYASFLLNPLQSELELYESVPFPQPGNAGLNLGQDTLDGSLWIALLTRVSDRPATNDDAGRQALRDEVRHQIANHTLSLGLVPVLAEAARQLLPGGPANPETQPLFAWEIPAPNFQKLNARVLHDVLTQPGIVQITLPADLGKWDALEPLEAGVGELPPPLDDTQLSDRLITWIRLRVEGPAQVKLLWAGINATLADQRAEVRNEQLPKGMGQPDQVIQLARQPVIPGSVRLSVTPTTQTREDVWAEIEDLTAAGPEIIAPDPRLQPGAPLPRNTPSQVYRLDAEAGRLTFGDGFRGARLPRDATVRADYAYSVGRAGNVNVGAIKTGAALPAGFKVNNPVRTWGGADAEQVSAGEKQIARFLQHRERLVTAEDFDTIARRTPGIEIGRLEVLPAYNPELGSNEPGDAPGAVTLLVIPQNDPANPEAPRPDRLFLNTLCAWLDQRRLVTTEVYLRGPDYRDIWVSVGINVVAGERSLAEVTQAVEQEIKRALAPLPAPAARECAEAFAGWPLRKAVNALELMAIVSRVPGVMLVNELLLGDRTLDNLPQLNLTGLQLPRLAGLSVTLGRAVPLAQLRNGTGGGTDTGTTGRPRRLPVPIAATQCK